A window of Marinobacter sp. es.042 genomic DNA:
CGCATAGCAACCGCCTTCGACGTTGAATACGGTGCCCGGGCCCCAGCCGTGCTCGTCGTCACCGATGAGGAAGCGGTGCGGATCGGCGGAGAGGGTGGTCTTGCCGGTGCCGGACAGACCGAAGAACAGGCAGGTCTCGCCGTCTTCACCAACGTTGGCGGAGCAGTGCATCGGCAGCACGTCTTTTTCCGGCAGCAGGAAGTTCTGCACGGAGAACATGGCCTTTTTCATCTCGCCGGCGTAGTGCATGCCAGCCAGCAGAACCTTGCGCTTGGCAAAGTTGATCATCACGCAGCCGTCGCTGTTGGTGCCATCGCGCTCGGGATCGCACTCGAAGTTGGCGGCGTTCAGGATCTGCCATTCCTGCTTGTCGGCCTGGTTGTAGCTGTCCGGACGGATAAACAGGTTGCGGCCGAACAGATTCTGCCAGGCGGTCTCGGTCGTCATTTTGACCGGCAGGTAATGTTCCGGGTCGGAACCAACATGAACGTGAGACAGGAACTGGTCTTTCTCGGCGATGTAGGCTTCAACACGATCCCAGAGGGCGTCGAATTTTTCAGCGTCGAAGGGACGGTTGATCGGACCCCAGTGGATATCGTCCGAGGTGCTGGGCTCCTCGACAATATAACGGTCCTTGGGAGACCGGCCCGTGCGCTCACCGGTTTTTACGACCAGGGAACCGTTGGCTGCCAGCTGGCCTTCTTCACGCGCCAGTGCTACCTCAACCAGTCGTGCTGTACTCAGATCATTATAAGTGTTGCTCACTTCGACCTCGCCCTCGGGATGTCTTAGTGATTGCTCAGGCCGCCCCCCTAAAATTGACGGAAATCTGAGCAATCGGGTCAATTCAGGCGCGCTATTATGCCAGAGACGCCGGTAAAAAACGACTGCCCGGGAAGCCTTGCTATCAGCGGGTTCCCGGCTAATCGAACGTGTTTCTAGTGTAGCGTATGACCGGTGAAAAGATGATCAATATCATTTCTATCGAAGCGATAGTGAGCATGACAGAACTGGCAGTCCATTTCGATAGAGCCCTCTTCCTCCACGATGCTGTAACACTCCTCGCGGCCAATGGCTTCCAGGGCACCGAGGGTGCGCTCCCGGGAGCAGCTGCACTGGAAGGCGACCGGTTCGGCGTCAAACAGGCGTACGGTCTCCTCGTGGAACAGGCGGTGAAGCAGGGTTTCGCTGTCCAGCTCCAGTAATTCGGAGGCTTCCACGGTTCGGGCCAGGTGGTTGACCCGGTCCCAGAGGTCTTCATCCTCCTCTGTAGCGCCCGGCAGGCGCTGGAGCATCAGGCCGGCGGCGCCGTTTTCGTCGGCAAACAGGAACAGGCTGGTGGGAATCTGCTCCGAGCGATCAAAGTATTCCTCAAGGCAGCCGGAGAGTGTCTCCTGATCCCGGGGTACAACGCCCTGATAACGGTTGCCGCGGTTGGGCGTGATGGTAATAGCCATCCGACCCTCGCCGAGCAGATCGTGGAAGCTGTCTTCGCTGACCGCGTGCTCATCAAAGCGGGCCAGGCCGCGGATGTGTCTGTCGTGGCTGCACTCGGCCATCAATGTGCGCAGAGGCCCTTCCCCCTGGGCCTGTACCGACAATGTACCTTCAAACTTCAGGGTGCTGCTCATCAGGATGCTTGCCACCAGTGCTTCTCCGAGGAGTTCCCGGACCGTGTCCGGGTAGGGCGCCTGGCTGCCTATTTCCTGATAGCTGTCCGCTAGCTGCACCCAGGCTCCGCGCACCTGGCTGTGTTCAAAAATAAAGCGCTGGAACTGGTCGCGGGCTGCCATGTTGTATCTCCTGAATGCTGAATGCCGGTCGTTGCACGTTTGACCGAGGGCGGGGATGTGAAAAAGGGTTCAGAGGCCGTTCTGTTCGCGAAAGCGCTGAATGTCCCTGCGGTCTTTCTTTGAGGGCCTTCTGGCCGGAGGAAGCTGCGCTGCCTGCATGGTTTTACGCTGCCAGGCCATTTCCTCGCGTTTCTTAACGCTGTCTTCGGTTTCGTGGTATAGCTTCTGGGCTTCGGGTGCACCACGGCGCCGGTCGCTGATGTCATCAACAATAATGATTTTTTCCTGCCAGCCCAGGCGCAGCGTCAGCTTGGCGCCGGCTTCCACCAGCCTGCCGGGTTTGCATCTCTGGCTGTTGTAGTGGACCTTGCCACCCTCGATCGCTTCCTTGGCCAGGGAGCGGGTCTTGTAGAATCGGGCGGCCCAGAGCCATTTATCAAGTCTTACACGTTGGTCGTCAGCGGTTGATGCCGTCATGTCTCCTCACCTGATGGGCTAGTAGGCCAATTATAACCCTGTCATCGGCCGGATGGCAGGGGCGACCGCTGGCGAAGCGCGGGGAGAATTTCATCGAAGTGATGAATGCAGGGTATTTCCGGGTGCTGTTCCCGGGCTTCCTGCTGGCTGTCCGGCGCCAATACGGCCAGACATTGGGCAATGCCGGCTGCCAGCGCACTTTCCAGCACCGGAAAACTGTCGTCGACCATCAGGGTGCTGTCGGCCTGGTAAGGCGTTACCCGCTGGAGGTCCTGCCAGAACGAGGGATCTTCCTTGGGCTTGCCCAACTGGTGGCTGGATACAATGGCATCCACCCTTGTATCGAGGCCGGTTCGTTTCAGCTTCAGGGCCAAGGGGTCGGGGTGACAGTTGGTGACAATCACCGAGTGAAGCCCGGCTTGTCGGAGGGCATCGAGAAAATCCGTTACGTGGGGGCGATAACCGATCCGGTCGCCCACCTCTGCTTTCAGTCCCGTGATGTCGAGGGACAGCCGCTCGCTCCAGTAATCGGTGCAGTACCAGTTCAATGAGCCGCGCTCGGCCATGATCATCGGAATCAGGCGGTCTTTCGCTTCCTGGGGGTGGAGGTCGTAGTGCTCGGCGTACCTTGCCGGCAGATGCTCTAGCCAGAAGTGGTTATCGAAATGCAGATCCAGCAGTGTCCCGTCCATATCCAGGAACACCGTGTTAAGCGAGGACCAGTCAACCATAGAGAAAAACAGCCTGAAGAATTTGCTTCAGGCTGCCGGAGTTCGCTCGTCGGGGCAAGCCGTGATAGTACGGAGGCGTGCCCGATAGAGCCGGATCAGTTGCTGGTCTGGACCGTCTCGGGTTTCTTGCCGGTACGGGTGCAGCCCAGGCAGCGCACGAAGGTCGCCTTGGCCGGGCCCATTACCAGAACTTCCCCTGCTTCATCGGCGTTGCCGCCCAGCAGGGAGAAGGGCAGGGAGACCAGGTAGACAGCGCTGCCCACGATGGTGGTAGCCAGCAAGGCCGGGCGAACAAAAATCGCATCACCGGTCATTGCCAGTGCCGACGGGGTTTCGTCCACGGCCTGGGCGTGCCCGAGGGATGAGAATGCCAACAGGCAGGCCGCCACAGTGGCTACCAGGGTGCGGGAAATCTTGCGGGTCATCTTACTGTCTCCTGAGCTTTAGTGGCCCTGAAAGGGTACTGCTTTAAAGAAAAGCAAACCCGGATCGTATCAACCGGATACCATCCTATTGTAAACCGTGGGCGTTAATCCTCTGTTAACTATGAATCATATTTGCGCATTTTCAAACGATTTTTCGTTGCAGAATGTGCGATCTGGTCAGCGTTCAGCGCTGGCAACGGGGACAGTAAACCGTTGAGCGATTGTTCATCCGGATTTCCTTCAGAGGTGCCCCGCACTCCTTGCAGGGCTGGCCGCCCCGGCCATACACCAGCAGGGACTGGGCAAAATAGCCGGGCTTGCCATCGCTGTTCACGAAGTCCCGAAGGGTGGTTCCGCCCATCAGAATGGCGGCGCTGAGCGTTTCCCGGATGGCTTCGGCCAGCCTGTGATAGCGGTCGAGGCTGATTCTTCCGGCCTTGCGCCGGGGATGAATGCCCGATTTGAACAGCGCTTCATTGGCATAGATGTTACCGGCACCCACGACCACCTGATTGTCCATGATGAACGATTTCACCGGTGTGTTTTTGCCGCGGGAGAGCCGGAACAGGTGCGCGCCATTGAATTCCGGGGCCAGGGGTTCCGGGCCCAGGTGGGTGATCAGCGGGTGCTCTTCGGCGGAATCAGCCCAAAGCCAGCAGCCGAACCGGCGTGGGTCGTTGAATCGAAGGATGACGCCGGACTGTAATGCCACATCGATATGATCATGGGTCAGGGGAGGGGTATTGTCAGTAATGATGCGCAGGCTGCCGGACATGCCAAGGTGAACAATCACCGTGCCCTGGTCCATATTCAGGAACAAATACTTGGCCCGGCGGTCTACA
This region includes:
- the hslO gene encoding Hsp33 family molecular chaperone HslO, encoding MAARDQFQRFIFEHSQVRGAWVQLADSYQEIGSQAPYPDTVRELLGEALVASILMSSTLKFEGTLSVQAQGEGPLRTLMAECSHDRHIRGLARFDEHAVSEDSFHDLLGEGRMAITITPNRGNRYQGVVPRDQETLSGCLEEYFDRSEQIPTSLFLFADENGAAGLMLQRLPGATEEDEDLWDRVNHLARTVEASELLELDSETLLHRLFHEETVRLFDAEPVAFQCSCSRERTLGALEAIGREECYSIVEEEGSIEMDCQFCHAHYRFDRNDIDHLFTGHTLH
- the hslR gene encoding ribosome-associated heat shock protein Hsp15; the protein is MTASTADDQRVRLDKWLWAARFYKTRSLAKEAIEGGKVHYNSQRCKPGRLVEAGAKLTLRLGWQEKIIIVDDISDRRRGAPEAQKLYHETEDSVKKREEMAWQRKTMQAAQLPPARRPSKKDRRDIQRFREQNGL
- the yrfG gene encoding GMP/IMP nucleotidase translates to MVDWSSLNTVFLDMDGTLLDLHFDNHFWLEHLPARYAEHYDLHPQEAKDRLIPMIMAERGSLNWYCTDYWSERLSLDITGLKAEVGDRIGYRPHVTDFLDALRQAGLHSVIVTNCHPDPLALKLKRTGLDTRVDAIVSSHQLGKPKEDPSFWQDLQRVTPYQADSTLMVDDSFPVLESALAAGIAQCLAVLAPDSQQEAREQHPEIPCIHHFDEILPALRQRSPLPSGR
- the mutM gene encoding bifunctional DNA-formamidopyrimidine glycosylase/DNA-(apurinic or apyrimidinic site) lyase; this translates as MPELPEVETTRRGIAPHCEGQTITRVTVRNGSLRWPVPADLGVKLEGQVIKSVDRRAKYLFLNMDQGTVIVHLGMSGSLRIITDNTPPLTHDHIDVALQSGVILRFNDPRRFGCWLWADSAEEHPLITHLGPEPLAPEFNGAHLFRLSRGKNTPVKSFIMDNQVVVGAGNIYANEALFKSGIHPRRKAGRISLDRYHRLAEAIRETLSAAILMGGTTLRDFVNSDGKPGYFAQSLLVYGRGGQPCKECGAPLKEIRMNNRSTVYCPRCQR